In a single window of the Anaerolineales bacterium genome:
- a CDS encoding pirin family protein, with translation MEALNDFLVGSASGFDTHPHEEIEIISYCVDGELSHRDSLGNAETLRRGDVGYQCAGSGLVHAELNSSPDEKLRFVQVLILPNTPGLTPGYAYRRFAPRDRRNKWLNVASGRPKEGIVQIRQDADVFVSEVDGGRRLYFAVARGRQAYLVCLEGSVAISGLELGQGSSAKAVGDIELSIDAQVNAHLLLVEMAESA, from the coding sequence ATGGAGGCCCTGAATGACTTTCTCGTCGGGTCGGCGAGTGGGTTTGACACGCATCCGCATGAGGAGATCGAGATCATCTCGTACTGTGTGGACGGGGAACTCAGCCATCGCGACAGCCTGGGAAACGCAGAGACTCTCCGGCGCGGCGATGTTGGCTACCAGTGTGCAGGTTCAGGCCTTGTTCATGCCGAGCTCAACTCCTCGCCGGACGAGAAGCTGCGCTTTGTGCAGGTGTTGATTCTGCCAAACACACCCGGGTTGACACCTGGCTACGCCTACCGACGCTTCGCTCCGCGTGACCGGCGGAACAAGTGGCTGAACGTCGCCTCCGGAAGGCCGAAGGAAGGCATCGTACAGATTCGCCAGGATGCCGACGTCTTCGTTTCGGAGGTTGACGGGGGAAGGCGACTGTATTTCGCAGTTGCGCGTGGGCGTCAAGCATATCTGGTGTGCCTCGAGGGAAGCGTGGCAATAAGCGGTCTTGAGCTCGGCCAAGGAAGTTCAGCCAAAGCGGTAGGCGACATCGAACTCAGCA